A genomic stretch from Myxocyprinus asiaticus isolate MX2 ecotype Aquarium Trade chromosome 24, UBuf_Myxa_2, whole genome shotgun sequence includes:
- the bcar3 gene encoding breast cancer anti-estrogen resistance protein 3 isoform X3, with product MSCTEIREMSERCKILRTITAALCCFYQKSSVIGAKFSRDKYIMDGPLEKLRRELEEELKLSSEEPRSHAWYHGAIPRQVAENLVQRDGDFLIRDSLSSPGNYVLTCQWKNTPQHFKINKRVLAMNEAYSRVQYFFEKEGFDSVPALVRYYVGNRKPVSEVVGAIIFQPINRALPLRCLEEKYGVGSIRVEAEYSERKSLTSKRLSLNIMNGHAQDHTLSHGNLLGNKDKCGSQPACLNQVQERRRPLKTHQSESFLPIGCRSQAQLQQMEHQPCPKSPVFRTGSEPALSPTVPRRMAFDTQPGEAIRGSDSQLCPKPPPKPSKVPSMRAPCIPGLQPLIPPVSPVKPQKQRPSSQQQQQLGSPLSLEVSYCELSPCSPAEWEKMNRQQANGYVERLKTEEELKRTDSSIKLDRSSYHNAIEALDNDSGEDNEGGKEQEQDAKKVKGLQRLVFETESAFKPGNTNFRLLPVENKPLEMTVLKKAKELAVSQDPKTIAKHILQADCQVARMLNVSEEMKGQMGVNSGLELVTLPHGKQLCQDLMERHNTMAIGVAVDILGCTGSLEERAATLNRIILVALELKDSMGDLYAFSSIMKALDMPQITRLDHTWTTLRRKYTQTAIIYEKSLKPFHKGLYEGSAEIPLSNASVPLLMPLLTLMERTAVTFEGMEVWEKNDQGCEIMFRHLEGARAVARNADTYTCNAQRILKDFQPNDDMMEILRTDFQLRLLWGSRGAAVNQTERYDKFKLILTALSRKLEPPVKHTEL from the exons TTTTCAAGGGACAAGTACATCATGGATGGACCTCTGGAGAAGCTTCGGAGAGAACTAGAAGAGGAACTGAAATTAAGCAGTGAGGAACCACGGAGCCATGCATGGTATCACGGAGCCATCCCCAGACAG GTGGCCGAAAACCTGGTTCAGCGAGATGGTGACTTTCTGATTCGAGATTCACTGTCCAGCCCAGGAAACTACGTCCTGACCTGCCAGTGGAAGAACACACCCCAGCACTTCAAAATCAATAAACGAGTACTAGCCATGAACGAGGCCTATTCACGTGTTCAGTACTTTTTCGAGAAGGAGGGATTCGACAGCGTCCCCGCACTAGTGCGATACTACGTGGGCAACCGCAAGCCCGTGTCTGAAGTCGTCGGAGCGATAATCTTTCAGCCAATCAACAGAGCTCTGCCTCTGAGATGCCTGGAGGAGAAGTATGGTGTGGGATCTATACGTGTGGAGGCAGAATACTCAGAGAGGAAGAGCCTGACGTCAAAACGGTTGAGTCTGAATATCATGAACGGACATGCCCAGGACCACACCCTCAGCCATGGAAACCTCCTCGG CAACAAGGATAAGTGTGGGAGTCAACCAGCATGTCTAAACCAAGTTCAGGAGAGGAGAAGGCCACTAAAGACCCATCAGTCTGAGAGCTTCCTCCCTATCG GCTGTAGATCCCAGGCTCAGCTTCAACAAATGGAGCACCAGCCGTGCCCTAAATCCCCAGTATTCCGAACAGGAAGTGAGCCAGCCCTGAGTCCCACAGTGCCACGCAGAATGGCCTTTGACACCCAGCCCGGTGAGGCTATCCGTGGATCTGACAGCCAGCTGTGTCCCAAGCCGCCCCCTAAACCCAGCAAGGTGCCCTCCATGAGAGCACCATGCATCCCTGGCCTGCAGCCCCTCATCCCACCAGTATCCCCAGTAAAGCCCCAAAAACAGCGACCTTCATCTCAGCAACAACAGCAGTTGGGTAGCCCATTGAGTCTGGAAGTAAGCTACTGTGAACTGAGTCCATGCAGCCCTGCTGAATGGGAAAAGATGAACAGACAACAGGCAAATGGCTATGTGGAACGTCTAAAGACTGAGGAGGAGTTAAAAAGAACTGATAGCAGCATTAAGCTAGATCGTAGTTCCTATCATAATGCCATTGAGGCCTTGGATAATGACAGCGGGGAAGACAATGAGGGGGGTAAAGAACAAGAGCAGGATGCCAAGAAAGTTAAAGGTTTACAAAGACTTGTGTTTGAAACTGAATCAGCATTTAAACCAGGTAACACAAACTTCAGGCTGTTACCAGTTGAGAACAAGCCATTGGAGATGACAGTGTTGAAGAAAGCCAAAGAACTTGCCGTCAGTCAAGACCCAAAGACGATTGCAAAACACATCCTGCAAGCAGACTGTCAG GTTGCTAGGATGCTGAATGTTTCCGAGGAGATGAAAGGTCAAATGGGTGTGAACTCTGGGCTGGAGTTGGTGACCCTTCCTCATGGGAAACAGTTGTGTCAGGACCTCATGGAAAG GCATAACACCATGGCGATTGGCGTTGCTGTGGATATCCTAGGGTGTACAGGAAGTCTAGAGGAGAGAGCTGCCACCCTAAACCGGATCATTCTGGTCGCCCTGGAACTAAAAGACTCCATGGGAGATCTTTATGCCTTTTCCTCCATAATGAAAGCACTTGACATGCCTCAG ATTACCAGACTGGATCATACGTGGACTACCTTACGGAGGAAATATACACAAACAGCCATTATTTATGAGAAATCTTTAAAACCATTTCACAAAGGACTCTATGAAGGAAGCG CTGAAATTCCACTGAGCAATGCCAGTGTTCCATTGCTTATGCCTCTTCTCACTCTAATGGAGCGGACTGCAGTCACTTTCGAAGGCATGGAGGTCTGGGAGAAAAACGACCAAGGCTGTGAAATCATGTTCCGCCACCTAGAGGGAGCTCGTGCTGTTGCACGCAATGCTGACACATACACATGCAATGCACAGCGGATCCTAAAGG ACTTCCAACCTAATGATGACATGATGGAGATCTTGAGGACTGATTTCCAGTTGCGTCTGCTCTGGGGCAGCAGAGGAGCGGCCGTGAACCAGACAGAGCGATACGACAAGTTCAAACTCATCCTCACAGCCCTCTCCAGAAAACTAGAACCCCCAGTAAAACACACAGAACTCTGA